A genomic window from Gossypium hirsutum isolate 1008001.06 chromosome D10, Gossypium_hirsutum_v2.1, whole genome shotgun sequence includes:
- the LOC107915098 gene encoding uncharacterized protein isoform X1 has protein sequence MADCKHGDEEFDTQANEETAKAKKYGGLAPKKKPLISKDHERAFFDSADWALCKQGAGVNQKSTVAIETLRPKLQRTPHQQLPPRRPTCTSGRDNLGQ, from the exons ATGGCAGACTGCAAACATGGTGATGAAGAGTTCGACACCCAAGCCAATGAG GAAACAGCAAAGGCCAAAAAATATGGAGGACTGGCGCCAAAGAAGAAACCCTTAATCTCAAAG GACCATGAACGTGCTTTCTTTGATTCAGCAGATTGGGCATTATGCAAG CAAGGTGCGGGAGTTAATCAAAAATCAACTGTGGCAATCGAGACTCTCAGACCAAAGCTTCAG AGAACACCGCATCAACAATTACCACCGAGGAGACCTACATGTACATCTGGTCGAGATAACTTG GGGCAGTAG
- the LOC107915098 gene encoding uncharacterized protein isoform X2, which produces MADCKHGDEEFDTQANEETAKAKKYGGLAPKKKPLISKDHERAFFDSADWALCKQGAGVNQKSTVAIETLRPKLQGQ; this is translated from the exons ATGGCAGACTGCAAACATGGTGATGAAGAGTTCGACACCCAAGCCAATGAG GAAACAGCAAAGGCCAAAAAATATGGAGGACTGGCGCCAAAGAAGAAACCCTTAATCTCAAAG GACCATGAACGTGCTTTCTTTGATTCAGCAGATTGGGCATTATGCAAG CAAGGTGCGGGAGTTAATCAAAAATCAACTGTGGCAATCGAGACTCTCAGACCAAAGCTTCAG GGGCAGTAG
- the LOC107915099 gene encoding beta-D-xylosidase 1: MAKPILFPLLFITTTVFLGFFISSAESRPPFACDPRNGLTRSLKFCRANLPIHVRARDLIGRLTLAEKIRLLVNNAAAVPRLGIQGYEWWSEALHGVSNVGPGTKFGGAFPGATSFPQVITTAASFNESLWEQIGRVVSDEARAMYNGGMAGLTYWSPNVNIFRDPRWGRGQETPGEDPVLAGKYAANYVRGLQSPTGIRLKVAACCKHYTAYDLDNWNGVDRYHFNARVSKQDLADTYDVPFKSCVVEGKVASVMCSYNQVNGKPTCADPDLLKGTIRGQWGLSGYIVSDCDSVGVMYDTQHFTATPEESAAAAIKAGLDLDCGPFLAIHTDLAVRRGLLAEADVDLALANTITIQMRLGMFDGEPSAQPYGNLGPRDVCTPAHQQLALEAARQGIVLLKNSGSLPLSTARHRTVAVVGPNSDVTVTMIGNYAGVACGYTSPLQGISRYARTIHQAGCSDVACDTNNLFGAAEVAAHEADATVLVMGLDQSIEAEFRDRVGLLLPGRQQELVSRVARASRGPTVLVLMSGGPIDVSFAKNDPRVSAIIWAGYPGQAGGTAIADVLFGTTNPGGKLPMTWYPQDYVAKVPMTNMGMRPSRGYPGRTYRFYKGSVVFPFGHGLSYTSFKHSLALAPTDLSVLLDTNLFATKNYSTLSSNAIRVKHAKCDSLSSLFHIDVENTGNMDGTHTLLVFSTPPAGQKWSPNKQLIGFHRVHVIAGSKQRVKINIHACKHLSVVDEFGIRRIPMGSHSLHIGDLKHSISLQANLEGIKV, from the exons ATGGCCAAACCCATTCTCTTTCCCCTTCTTTTCATTACGACTACCgtttttctgggtttttttaTTTCGTCGGCGGAATCTCGTCCGCCATTTGCATGCGATCCTAGGAATGGGTTGACGAGGAGTTTGAAGTTTTGCCGGGCGAATTTGCCGATTCACGTGAGGGCCAGGGACTTGATTGGGAGGTTGACGTTGGCGGAGAAGATCCGGCTGTTGGTTAACAATGCGGCGGCGGTGCCGAGGCTGGGGATTCAAGGGTACGAGTGGTGGTCGGAGGCTCTTCACGGCGTTTCCAATGTTGGTCCGGGAACAAAGTTCGGCGGCGCTTTCCCTGGTGCCACCAGCTTCCCTCAAGTCATCACCACCGCTGCTTCTTTCAATGAATCACTATGGGAGCAAATCGGACGG GTGGTGTCAGATGAAGCAAGAGCAATGTACAATGGAGGAATGGCAGGTTTGACATACTGGAGCCCCAATGTTAACATATTCCGAGACCCACGGTGGGGCCGAGGCCAAGAGACTCCTGGTGAAGACCCTGTTTTAGCCGGCAAATACGCCGCCAACTACGTCCGTGGCCTCCAGAGTCCGACGGGGATCCGCCTTAAGGTCGCTGCCTGCTGCAAACATTACACCGCATATGATCTTGATAACTGGAATGGTGTGGACCGATACCATTTCAATGCCAGG GTTAGCAAGCAAGACCTGGCTGATACATATGATGTGCCATTCAAGTCTTGTGTGGTGGAAGGGAAAGTTGCAAGTGTAATGTGTTCTTACAATCAAGTTAATGGCAAGCCCACTTGTGCTGACCCTGATCTACTCAAGGGTACAATCCGAGGTCAATGGGGCCTTAGTGG GTATATTGTATCAGATTGTGATTCAGTTGGGGTAATGTATGATACTCAACATTTCACAGCTACTCCAGAAGAGTCTGCTGCAGCTGCCATTAAAGCAG GTTTGGATTTGGATTGTGGACCATTTTTGGCAATCCACACAGACCTGGCAGTGAGGAGGGGGCTGTTGGCTGAGGCTGATGTTGACTTGGCTCTAGCCAACACCATAACAATCCAAATGAGACTTGGCATGTTTGATGGCGAGCCATCAGCCCAACCATATGGGAACTTGGGCCCAAGAGACGTGTGCACTCCGGCTCATCAACAACTTGCTCTCGAGGCTGCCAGACAAGGCATAGTTTTGCTAAAGAATTCTGGTTCTCTGCCATTGTCCACTGCACGCCACCGCACTGTTGCTGTTGTTGGGCCCAACTCTGATGTCACTGTAACAATGATAGGAAATTATGCAG GAGTGGCATGTGGTTACACGAGTCCATTGCAAGGTATTTCAAGATATGCAAGGACCATTCATCAGGCAGGGTGTTCAGATGTTGCTTGCGACACCAACAATCTGTTTGGAGCGGCGGAGGTTGCAGCCCACGAGGCAGATGCAACCGTACTCGTAATGGGGCTCGACCAATCTATAGAAGCAGAATTCAGGGACAGGGTAGGGCTGCTCTTGCCTGGACGCCAGCAAGAGCTTGTTTCCCGAGTGGCTCGAGCTTCTAGAGGTCCAACCGTGCTGGTCTTGATGTCAGGTGGTCCTATCGATGTCTCATTCGCTAAGAATGATCCTCGAGTTAGTGCGATTATATGGGCTGGTTATCCAGGCCAAGCTGGAGGAACTGCAATTGCGGATGTTTTATTCGGAACGACCAATCCAG GAGGGAAGCTGCCAATGACATGGTATCCTCAAGATTATGTAGCTAAAGTCCCAATGACAAACATGGGGATGAGACCATCAAGAGGCTACCCTGGAAGAACCTACAGATTCTATAAAGGTTCAGTAGTGTTCCCTTTCGGACATGGCTTgagttatacaagttttaaacACTCTTTAGCCTTAGCTCCAACTGATCTCTCGGTACTTCTTGACACCAATCTTTTTGCCACCAAAAACTACTCAACATTGTCAAGCAATGCTATAAGGGTGAAACATGCCAAATGTGATTCACTCTCCTCCCTTTTTCACATTGACGTTGAAAACACTGGCAATATGGATGGAACTCACACATTGCTTGTGTTCTCCACGCCACCTGCCGGGCAAAAATGGTCTCCGAACAAGCAATTGATAGGTTTTCATAGGGTTCACGTCATCGCCGGGTCTAAACAACGTGTTAAGATCAATATTCATGCCTGCAAGCACCTTAGCGTTGTCGATGAATTCGGTATTCGAAGAATTCCAATGGGTTCACATAGTTTACACATTGGTGATCTCAAGCATTCTATTTCTCTCCAAGCAAATTTGGAGGGCATCAAGGTCTAA